The following are encoded in a window of Dictyostelium discoideum AX4 chromosome 6 chromosome, whole genome shotgun sequence genomic DNA:
- the psmA2 gene encoding 20S proteasome subunit alpha-2 — translation MDSDYSFSLTTFSPSGKLVQIEHALQAAASGGSAIGIKAKNGVVLITEKKLHSLVDVTSVQKISMITENIGLVYAGMGPDSRVLIKKARKESEKYYKQYKEKIPVLQLVRELASIMQEFTQSGGVRPFGVSLLVAGFDEKGPHLYQVDPSGSYFAWKATAIGKNMVSSKTFLEKRYSDDLEIEDAIQTALITIKEGFETQLTEFNMELAIIGKNQEFKILTPAQIKDYLLNL, via the exons ATGGATTCAGATTATTCCTTTTCATTAACAACATTCAGTCCTTCAGGTAAATTAGTTCAAATTGAACATGCTTTACAAGCAGCTGCCTCTGGTGGTTCAGCTATTGGTATTAAAG CAAAGAATGGTGTAGTATTAATTACAGAGAAGAAATTACATTCATTAGTTGATGTAACATCAGTTCAAAAGATATCAATGATTACAGAGAATATTGGTTTGGTTTATGCAGGTATGGGACCAGACTCTAgagttttaattaaaaaagcaaGAAAAGAATCAGAGAAATACTATAAACAATATAAAGAAAAGATACCAGTACTCCAATTAGTTAGAGAATTAGCATCAATCATGCAAGAATTCACTCAATCTGGTGGTGTTCGTCCATTTGGTGTGTCTTTATTAGTAGCTGGTTTCGATGAAAAAGGTCCACATTTATATCAAGTTGATCCATCTGGTTCTTATTTCGCTTGGAAAGCAACTGCTATTGG taaaaatatgGTTAGTTCAAAGACTTTCCTTGAAAAACGTTATAGTGATGATTTAGAGATTGAAGATGCTATTCAAACTGCTCTCATTACAATTAAAGAAGGTTTTGAAACTCAATTAACTGAATTCAATATGGAATTGGCCATTATTGGAAAGAATCAAGAGTTTAAGATTTTAACACCAGCTCAAATCAAagattatcttttaaatttgtaa